In Prevotella sp. oral taxon 475, one DNA window encodes the following:
- the ahpC gene encoding alkyl hydroperoxide reductase subunit C: MESIINAQMPEFKVQAFQNGEFKTVSNEDVKGKWAVFFFYPADFTFVCPTELVDLAEKYEELKKMGVEVYSVSCDTHFVHKAWHDASESIKKITYPMLADPLGVLAKGFGVFIEEEGMAYRGTFVVNPEGKIKIAEIQDNSVGRNAEELVRKVSAAQFVASHPGEVCPAKWKQGAETLKPSIDLVGKL, from the coding sequence ATGGAATCAATCATCAATGCACAAATGCCTGAATTTAAGGTACAGGCTTTTCAGAATGGAGAGTTCAAAACCGTTTCAAACGAGGATGTAAAGGGTAAGTGGGCCGTGTTCTTCTTCTATCCCGCCGACTTCACCTTCGTTTGCCCTACCGAACTGGTAGACCTCGCCGAGAAATACGAGGAACTCAAGAAGATGGGCGTAGAGGTTTACTCGGTGAGTTGCGACACTCACTTCGTTCATAAGGCTTGGCACGACGCTTCGGAGAGCATCAAGAAGATTACCTATCCCATGCTGGCCGATCCTCTTGGCGTGCTGGCAAAAGGCTTTGGCGTCTTTATCGAGGAGGAAGGAATGGCCTATCGCGGTACGTTCGTGGTGAATCCCGAAGGAAAAATCAAGATTGCCGAGATTCAAGACAACAGCGTAGGCCGCAACGCCGAAGAACTGGTGCGCAAGGTTTCGGCAGCACAATTCGTTGCATCGCATCCCGGCGAGGTATGCCCCGCAAAGTGGAAGCAGGGCGCAGAGACGCTTAAACCCAGCATCGACCTGGTGGGTAAGCTCTAA
- a CDS encoding superoxide dismutase, with the protein MFLTKLLIVMNIQMPTLPYAENALEPVISEQTIAFHYGKHLQNYVNTLNTLIAGTEFEGKHVEEIVTSAPDGAIFNNAGQTLNHALYFQQFKAPVKGNEPTGKMAEVLTRDFGSVENFKKEFAQAAATLFGSGWAWLSQDKDGKLIITKEANAGNPLRHGLTPLLGLDVWEHAYYLDYQNRRVDHIAAVWDIIDWTVVEGRLK; encoded by the coding sequence ATGTTTTTAACTAAATTATTGATTGTTATGAATATACAAATGCCCACCCTTCCTTATGCCGAAAACGCATTGGAACCGGTTATCAGCGAGCAGACCATTGCTTTTCACTATGGCAAGCACCTGCAAAACTACGTCAATACGCTCAACACGCTGATTGCAGGAACTGAGTTTGAGGGAAAACATGTGGAAGAGATCGTGACGTCGGCTCCCGATGGTGCCATCTTCAACAATGCCGGCCAGACACTGAATCACGCCCTTTATTTCCAGCAGTTCAAGGCTCCGGTGAAGGGAAACGAGCCCACCGGAAAGATGGCCGAGGTACTGACGAGAGACTTTGGAAGCGTAGAGAACTTTAAAAAGGAGTTTGCTCAGGCGGCTGCCACGCTCTTCGGGTCGGGCTGGGCCTGGCTTTCACAAGACAAAGACGGCAAACTCATCATCACCAAAGAAGCAAATGCCGGCAATCCGCTGCGACATGGACTCACACCTCTCTTGGGATTGGACGTCTGGGAGCATGCTTACTATCTGGATTATCAGAACCGTCGCGTGGATCATATTGCCGCTGTGTGGGACATTATCGACTGGACGGTAGTGGAAGGCCGACTCAAATAA